The Pyrenophora tritici-repentis strain M4 chromosome 3, whole genome shotgun sequence genome has a window encoding:
- a CDS encoding Dimer-Tnp-hAT domain containing protein, translating into MPPKKRVSDSAPSPRKRARGTASQPVAIDSQSYQSQPSALSPPPPYTHTFESRLRESQPEDAIVAPAEGSEQATLAPSSEAADDAVDEAFDAHLEDNYDGIDWGRLKLYTKPITTHQHKRSWIYRHGYRVALLKDPTRVFFICHWCFKHKLTDIGIGIYNTSAAVSSAARHLSEQKPGHRLVAPGKTPVASVYNALTTARVPISQAVANQINGFSKQRFRFAAVDWLVANNHPISEFETPAFRRLIAIANPLAEAALWKNHKSVSQYVIRLFDWLRPRVVHELSQSLSKIHISFDGWTTKGGKRGFLGIVAHYVNSDGKLRDLPIALPQLTGAHSGDRLAEVVLSILEQFSISERTLGYFVLDNAPNNDTAVAAIAHELNFNPIHRRLRCGPHTINLIGQRLLWGRDADSYNNEGVDELADEAAFIKEWRKHGPLGVLLDIVNYIHTPQQYNLFEKAQRTAYRELPHDADDKLTILQPIKPVVTRWNSYFDCFERAIKLAPAINAYANTHIQNTAKEDIYADSQGKNRPAAPQWMRSDGLTAADWAVVTDYIEVLRPLKECTKRFEGRGEYSFGAIAEVIPTFEFLLTQLEARLLYYDCVVHDAHDEAPEDHLPINLRAALLKANEYYAKLDDSPAYYAATILHPRYKHYCDQAWAEKPDWLALNNLNFQALWADYKSLPLPRPCYTRAPKKPSNIDDAIDGIIDPTRGNTKEDEYEQWKREPIVGKGTDPIQYWFGLRDQYPNLSKMALTILSIPASSCECERVFSELGDLPEPRRRCISPELLAALHSVRRWRRAGFGGGDNDDMGQSKLTDEQMDVLYELSKWVGEDDDLDTWDDG; encoded by the coding sequence ATGCCGCCCAAAAAACGCGTCTCTGATAGCGCTCCCTCGCCTAGAAAGCGCGCGCGCGGCACTGCGAGCCAGCCCGTCGCGATCGACTCGCAGTCATATCAATCTCAGCCATCTGCTCTATCTCCGCCGCCTCCATATACACATACTTTCGAGTCGCGATTGCGCGAGTCGCAGCCCGAAGACGCTATCGTCGCGCCCGCCGAGGGCAGTGAGCAAGCTACGCTCGCTCCGTCTTCTGAAGCCGCCGACGACGCTGTAGATGAGGCTTTTGACGCCCATCTCGAAGACAATTATGATGGCATAGATTGGGGTCGCCTTAAGCTGTATACGAAGCCTATCACGACGCACCAACACAAGCGGAGTTGGATCTATCGCCACGGCTATCGCGTCGCTCTTCTCAAAGATCCAACCCGCGTATTCTTCATCTGCCACTGGTGTTTCAAGCACAAGCTCACGGATATTGGTATTGGGATATACAATACAAGCGCAGCAGTCTCGTCAGCCGCGCGCCACCTCAGCGAGCAGAAACCTGGCCATAGGCTAGTAGCACCAGGCAAGACTCCAGTTGCTAGTGTTTACAACGCGCTCACCACTGCGAGAGTCCCTATCTCACAGGCAGTAGCTAATCAGATTAACGGGTTTAGCAAGCAGCGCTTTAGGTTTGCCGCAGTAGACTGGCTCGTCGCGAACAACCACCCCATCTCTGAGTTCGAAACACCAGCTTTTCGACGCCTAATTGCTATCGCCAACCCACTTGCAGAAGcagcgctctggaagaaCCACAAGAGCGTCTCCCAATACGTCATACGACTGTTTGACTGGCTCAGGCCCCGCGTTGTCCACGAGCTGTCACAATCGCTTAGCAAgatccatataagctttgacggatggacaacgaaaggcggcaagcgcgggTTTCTcggtatcgtcgcccactacgtcAACTCAGATGGCAAGCTCCGAGACCTGCCTAtcgcgctgcctcagctCACAGGCGCTCACTCCGGCGATCGATTAGCTGAGGTTGTATTATCAATCTTAGAGCAGTTTAGCATAAGCGAGCGCACactcggttacttcgtcctcgacaatgcccctaataacgacaccgctgtcGCTGCGATTGCCCACGAGCTTAACTTCAATCCTATacaccgacgcctccgctgtGGCCCTCATACGATCAATCTGATTGGGCAGAGACTGCTCTGGGGCAGAGATGCAGACTcatacaacaacgagggAGTTGACGAGCTCGCCGACGAGGCAGCGTTTATAAAGGAGTGGCGAAAGCACGGGCCTTTAGGCGTACTTCTCGATATTGTCAACTATATCCACACACCGCAGCAGTACAATCTTTTTGAGAAGGCGCAGCGTACAGCTTACCGTGAGCTACCTCACGACGCAGACGACAAGCTCACGATACTACAGCCAATCAAGCCAGTAGTcacacgctggaactcatacttCGACTGTTTTGAGCGAGCTATAAAGCTCGCGCCGGCCATCAACGCGTACGCGAACACCCACATACAAAATACAGCAAAAGAGGATATCTACGCCGACTCACAGGGCAAAAatcggcctgctgctccacAGTGGATGAGATCAGACGGCCTCACAGCTGCCGATTGGGCTGTTGTTACCGACTATATAGAGGTTCTTAGGCCACTTAAAGAGTGTACAAAGCGCTTTGAGGGACGTGGCGAGTATAGCTTTGGCGCGATCGCTGAGGTGATCCCAACGTTTGAGTTTCTACTCACTCAATTAGAAGCTCGCCTCCTCTACTACGATTGCGTAGTCCATGACGCTCACGACGAGGCAcccgaagatcaccttcctATTAATCTACGCGCAGCGCTACTTAAGGCGAACGAGTACTACGCTAaactcgacgactcgccagcttactacgctgctacaatactccatcctcgctacaaacACTACTGCGATCAAGCGTGGGCTGAGAAGCCTGACTGGCTGGCGCTTAATAATCTTAATTTCCAGGCACTGTGGGCGGATTACAAGTCGCTGCCGTTACCGAGGCCTTGCTACACACGCGCACCGAAGAAACCGAGCAATATTGACGACGCGATTGACGGCATTATTGATCCCACACGCGGCAATACTaaggaggatgagtatgagcAGTGGAAGCGCGAGCCAATCGTTGGCAAGGGCACCGATCCTATACAATACTGGTTCGGGCTGCGCGATCAATATCCCAACCTTAGTAAGATGGCGCTTACTATACTCTCTATACCCGCttcaagctgtgagtgtgagcgcgTCTTCAGTGAGCTCGGAGATCTACCAGAGCCTCGCCGACGCTGTATATCACCTGAGCTACTAGCAGCACTACACTCAGTACGACGATGGAGACGGGCAGGTTTTGGTGGCGGCGACAACGACGATATGGGCCAATCAAAGCTTACCGACGAGCAGATGGACGTTTTGTACGAGCTTAGCAAGTGGGTgggcgaagacgacgatCTAGATACATGGGACGACGGCTga
- a CDS encoding HNH-2 domain containing protein — translation MPYARPPAPPPLLPDSPPRRHILFRHPGYDDSNNVLFKLYAIDAATVGSHDGEEETSQRPGTSGLYAQFALDACAILAGNRFNGWLSTSRNPDEARDARVDAGSTLVARSYYYHLDRDDDIDGPDGPYRIVPNFREWRFPHEDIPAHWVQLSANATAQDSTFSRSNLTLALQIRDGSCRISGYREELQVAHIVPQAELDWWMANSMSQYNRSSTSSMDDTGNAMLLQASLHIAFDRPRFVFVPKPSGNDDGMRLVLHLLEPSAEFAHLYHNRELHQSDVGVEMLFARFAWTLFPLLEAFLSCKKDRRLTVRTTSHDQVLDGGYFTAAACERFSMSSTRTRSVSPKKRKPDEGAIDSNSVDDIDVRKPIQPSDDTNTSGFAPNLRKRSIGCIDHEPPMPCQTPGSNKRRKASPVPEQSSFSSTVSPTSPTECSTHSHDDAEESCIVVSHNSQLAQQWLEKERERSDPEQTWTKDMLWVQEVWAGKTIASHEVPRFWNLSGYEVRDMGSDDLLAGVGPAE, via the coding sequence ATGCCGTACGCTCGCCCTCCAGCCCCGCCGCCCTTACTACCCGATTCACCGCCGCGACGTCACATCCTCTTCCGCCACCCTGGCTACGACGACAGTAACAACGTGCTCTTCAAACTGTATGCGATCGACGCGGCGACGGTTGGCAGTCACGACGGCGAGGAAGAGACTTCTCAGCGGCCTGGAACTTCAGGTCTTTACGCCCAATTCGCACTCGACGCCTGCGCAATACTCGCAGGGAATCGTTTCAACGGCTGGCTTTCGACATCACGCAACCCCGACGAAGCGCGCGACGCCCGAGTCGATGCCGGTAGCACATTGGTCGCACGCAGCTATTACTATCACCTCGACCGCGACGATGATATCGATGGACCTGACGGACCGTATCGCATCGTCCCCAATTTTCGCGAATGGCGTTTTCCGCACGAAGACATCCCCGCGCATTGGGTGCAGCTTTCAGCAAACGCGACCGCTCAAGATTCGACCTTTTCACGCTCTAACCTTACATTGGCCTTGCAAATTCGCGATGGAAGCTGTCGTATAAGCGGTTATCGAGAAGAGCTACAGGTTGCGCATATTGTACCGCAGGCTGAACTGGATTGGTGGATGGCCAACAGCATGTCCCAATACAATCGTAGTTCGACCAGCAGCATGGACGATACAGGCAATGCGATGCTCTTGCAAGCTAGCCTCCATATTGCCTTTGACAGGCCCCGATTCGTCTTTGTGCCGAAGCCTTCGGGTAACGATGATGGGATGCGTTTAGTTCTCCATCTGCTCGAGCCTTCAGCAGAGTTCGCGCACCTATACCACAACCGTGAGCTGCACCAATCAGACGTCGGCGTTGAGATGCTGTTCGCGCGCTTCGCATGGACGCTGTTCCCACTACTAGAAGCTTTCCTTTCGTGTAAAAAGGACCGCCGCTTGACTGTTCGCACCACTTCCCACGACCAGGTTCTCGATGGTGGATACTTTACAGCCGCGGCATGTGAACGGTTCTCCATGTCATCAACTAGGACGCGGTCGGTAAGCCCCAAAAAACGCAAACCGGATGAGGGCGCGATCGACAGCAATAGTGTTGACGATATTGATGTCCGTAAGCCCATCCAACCTTCAGATGACACAAACACATCTGGTTTTGCACCAAATCTCCGAAAACGATCGATTGGATGCATAGATCACGAACCCCCTATGCCTTGTCAAACGCCTGGAAGCAATAAACGACGGAAAGCGTCACCTGTTCCCGAACAGTCGTCATTTTCATCCACGGTATCACCAACCTCACCAACCGAATGCTCTACCCACTCCCATGACGATGCAGAAGAATCATGTATAGTGGTATCTCATAACTCACAATTAGCACAACAATGGCTGGAAAAAGAACGTGAACGCTCCGATCCCGAACAGACTTGGACAAAGGATATGCTCTGGGTACAAGAGGTGTGGGCCGGCAAGACCATAGCCAGCCATGAAGTTCCGCGGTTTTGGAATCTGAGTGGGTATGAAGTGAGGGATATGGGATCTGACGATTTGTTAGCAGGAGTTGGGCCCGCTGAGTAG